In Kineococcus sp. NBC_00420, a single genomic region encodes these proteins:
- a CDS encoding MFS transporter, which yields MSAAAPAPASPGHAERPVGVIVAILALGGISVALMQTLVIPIVGQLPVYLGTSASNASWAITATLLAGAVATPIAGRLGDMFGKRPLLLASLAAMVIGSVVCALSDSLTPMIVGRALQGFAAGVIPLGISLMRDILPAEKLGPATALMSASLGVGGALGLPGAALIADNLDWHWLFWVAGGLGAIVFVLVLTLIPSAAGAHGGRIDLLGAVGLSVTLVAILLGVSKGRDWGWASGETLACLIGGTVLAVLWGFWELRSREPLVDLRTTARPQVLLTNLASVALGFAMFAMSLVIPQIIQLPTQTGYGLGKSMLTAGLAMLPAGLVMMVTAPISANVTRRHGPKVSLMIGGLVVAIGYAVGVFFTDAVWQLSIVTGIIGAGVGFAYGSMPALIMSAVPVRETASANSFNTLVRSIGSSVASAVSGAVLASSAVVAGGVAIPAERGFKTILIVASGAALLAVVIAALIPRAQPATEAPAAVDTTPTKLALPEPSSVPQQRPSPTLAVRGNVTTGGSRPLAGAVLTLTDSAGRQVARGTSTENGAYELPVPTGGTYLLITAAGHLSPHATLVAVGSSALTHDVTLAGRSALTGRVQQERSGVPGALVTLTDVTGRVVGSTTTDAEGGYTFDGLSGGTYVLTTRSGRSRPTARSTEVGDDEALVVDLLLGSGGRVTGTVTAGAGSTAHAGATVTLVDATGRAAEVTTTDVDGRYEFSDVAGGNYTVTASSWEPATRDVRVDDGLPADADLHLGGTTVHS from the coding sequence ATGTCCGCAGCAGCACCCGCCCCCGCCTCCCCCGGGCACGCCGAACGCCCCGTCGGCGTGATCGTCGCGATCCTCGCCCTCGGCGGCATCTCCGTCGCCCTCATGCAGACCCTGGTCATCCCGATCGTGGGTCAGCTCCCGGTCTACCTCGGGACCTCGGCGTCCAACGCCTCCTGGGCGATCACCGCCACGCTGCTCGCCGGCGCGGTCGCCACCCCGATCGCCGGCCGCCTCGGCGACATGTTCGGCAAGCGGCCACTGCTGCTCGCGAGCCTCGCCGCGATGGTCATCGGTTCCGTCGTCTGCGCCCTCTCCGACAGCCTCACGCCGATGATCGTCGGCCGGGCCCTCCAGGGTTTCGCCGCCGGCGTGATCCCGCTCGGCATCAGCCTGATGCGTGACATCCTGCCCGCCGAGAAGCTGGGGCCGGCCACCGCGCTCATGAGCGCCTCGCTCGGTGTCGGTGGCGCCCTCGGTCTGCCGGGCGCCGCGCTCATCGCCGACAACCTCGACTGGCACTGGCTGTTCTGGGTCGCGGGCGGGCTCGGCGCGATCGTGTTCGTGCTCGTCCTGACCCTCATCCCGTCCGCGGCCGGTGCCCACGGCGGACGGATCGACCTGCTGGGCGCGGTCGGCCTGTCCGTGACCCTCGTCGCGATCCTGCTCGGTGTCTCCAAGGGCAGGGACTGGGGCTGGGCGAGCGGCGAGACGCTGGCCTGCCTCATCGGCGGCACCGTCCTCGCCGTGCTCTGGGGCTTCTGGGAACTGCGCAGCCGCGAACCCCTCGTGGACCTGCGCACCACCGCCCGTCCGCAGGTCCTGCTGACGAACCTCGCCTCCGTCGCCCTCGGTTTCGCCATGTTCGCGATGTCGCTGGTCATCCCGCAGATCATCCAGCTGCCGACGCAGACCGGTTACGGTCTGGGGAAGTCGATGCTCACCGCCGGCCTCGCGATGCTGCCCGCCGGCCTCGTCATGATGGTGACCGCGCCGATCTCGGCGAACGTGACCCGTCGCCACGGACCCAAGGTCAGCCTGATGATCGGCGGTCTCGTCGTCGCGATCGGCTACGCCGTCGGCGTGTTCTTCACGGACGCGGTCTGGCAGCTCTCGATCGTGACCGGGATCATCGGCGCCGGCGTCGGTTTCGCCTACGGCTCGATGCCCGCGCTCATCATGTCCGCCGTCCCGGTGCGCGAGACGGCCTCCGCGAACAGCTTCAACACCCTGGTCCGCTCGATCGGTTCCTCCGTCGCCAGTGCGGTGTCCGGCGCGGTGCTGGCCTCCTCGGCCGTCGTCGCCGGGGGCGTGGCCATCCCGGCGGAACGGGGTTTCAAGACCATCCTGATCGTCGCGTCGGGTGCCGCGCTGCTGGCCGTGGTCATCGCCGCGCTCATCCCGCGCGCCCAGCCGGCGACGGAGGCACCGGCCGCCGTGGACACCACTCCGACGAAACTCGCGCTCCCGGAACCGTCCTCGGTCCCGCAGCAGCGGCCCAGCCCGACCCTCGCGGTGCGCGGGAACGTCACCACGGGAGGTTCCCGACCGTTGGCCGGGGCCGTCCTGACCCTCACCGACTCCGCCGGCCGCCAGGTCGCGCGCGGAACCTCCACCGAGAACGGCGCCTACGAACTCCCCGTCCCCACCGGTGGCACCTACCTCCTCATCACGGCGGCCGGGCACCTGTCCCCGCACGCGACGCTGGTCGCCGTCGGGAGTTCCGCGCTGACCCACGACGTCACCCTCGCCGGGCGTTCCGCGCTCACCGGCCGGGTGCAGCAGGAGAGGTCCGGGGTCCCCGGCGCCCTCGTCACCCTGACCGACGTCACCGGCCGGGTCGTGGGTTCCACCACGACCGACGCGGAGGGTGGGTACACGTTCGACGGGTTGTCCGGCGGTACCTACGTGCTCACGACCCGCTCCGGTCGGAGCCGACCGACCGCCCGTTCCACCGAGGTCGGGGACGACGAGGCGCTCGTCGTGGACCTGCTCCTCGGCAGCGGCGGCCGGGTGACCGGGACCGTGACCGCCGGCGCGGGTTCCACCGCCCACGCCGGCGCGACGGTGACCCTCGTCGACGCGACCGGCCGGGCCGCGGAGGTCACCACCACCGACGTCGACGGCCGCTACGAGTTCAGCGACGTCGCCGGCGGGAACTACACCGTGACGGCCTCGAGCTGGGAACCCGCCACCCGCGACGTCCGGGTCGACGACGGACTGCCCGCCGACGCCGACCTGCACCTCGGCGGGACCACCGTCCACTCCTGA